In a genomic window of Candidatus Eisenbacteria bacterium:
- a CDS encoding glycosyltransferase, whose protein sequence is MSRTPTRGDAVSSTDRPRVEAASRLPVAAKRVLILHVRAGAGHERAARAVERAIQQLDPVAEPMVQDALVYSSRLFRTFYASTYNRMVARAPRMWGLVYRRSERTPIEGFRQELRTRLTLWNCRGYLDAVERHQPDAILCTQFLPAEVYAFLRERGLVRVPVYTAITDFMVHPIWVYRGMDRYYVAADATKEELVDTGVVAAERVEVTGVPIDPRFSITVPQEEARRALALDPDPARATMLLMGGGHGWGPLDGMFDVMLDLPPRVQVLVITGKNEELRRRLQARARGMEDRIKIHGFTDQIDLFMAASDLLVGKSGGLTVSEAMARGVPMVVYRPIPGQEERNCDFLQEAGAAVRAHDLDELHFRVQRFVNHPEDQARMKESAVAIGKPKSAFDVARSVLGRVAGSVR, encoded by the coding sequence ATGTCCCGAACGCCTACCCGGGGGGACGCCGTCAGTTCTACTGATCGTCCGCGAGTCGAGGCTGCGTCGCGGCTCCCGGTCGCCGCCAAGCGCGTGCTCATCCTCCATGTCCGCGCCGGCGCGGGGCACGAGCGCGCCGCGCGCGCCGTGGAGCGCGCGATCCAGCAGCTCGATCCCGTGGCCGAGCCCATGGTGCAGGACGCGCTCGTCTACTCGTCGCGCCTCTTCCGCACCTTCTACGCGTCGACCTACAACCGGATGGTCGCGCGCGCCCCGCGCATGTGGGGGCTCGTCTACCGCCGCTCCGAGCGGACCCCCATCGAGGGATTCCGCCAGGAGCTGCGCACGCGCCTCACGCTCTGGAACTGTCGCGGATATCTCGATGCCGTGGAGCGACACCAGCCCGACGCCATCCTGTGCACGCAGTTCCTGCCCGCCGAGGTCTATGCCTTCCTTCGCGAGCGCGGCCTCGTGCGGGTGCCGGTCTACACCGCGATCACGGACTTCATGGTGCATCCCATCTGGGTCTATCGCGGCATGGACCGGTACTACGTCGCCGCGGACGCGACGAAGGAAGAGCTGGTCGACACCGGCGTGGTCGCGGCCGAGCGGGTCGAGGTCACCGGCGTGCCGATCGATCCGCGCTTCTCGATCACGGTGCCCCAGGAGGAAGCGCGGCGCGCGCTCGCCCTCGATCCGGATCCGGCGAGGGCCACGATGCTGTTGATGGGGGGCGGGCACGGATGGGGGCCGCTCGACGGCATGTTCGACGTGATGCTGGATCTCCCGCCGCGGGTCCAGGTGCTCGTGATCACGGGGAAGAACGAGGAACTGCGCCGGCGACTCCAGGCGCGCGCGCGCGGCATGGAGGACCGGATCAAGATCCACGGCTTCACGGACCAGATCGATCTCTTCATGGCCGCGTCGGATCTGCTCGTCGGCAAGTCGGGCGGGCTCACGGTCAGCGAGGCGATGGCACGCGGCGTCCCCATGGTCGTGTACCGTCCGATCCCGGGCCAGGAGGAGCGGAACTGCGACTTCCTCCAGGAGGCCGGGGCCGCGGTGCGCGCGCACGATCTGGACGAGCTGCACTTCCGGGTCCAGCGGTTCGTGAACCATCCCGAGGACCAG